The Apium graveolens cultivar Ventura chromosome 6, ASM990537v1, whole genome shotgun sequence genome contains a region encoding:
- the LOC141664931 gene encoding transcription factor MYB14-like, translating to MAKMATFKKSPWTSEEDMRLVTYITKYGIWNWSQIPTHAGLSRSGKSCRLRWMNYLDPQVKRGNYTQEEDEIIVNMRHIGVGWSAIAARLPGRTDNEIKNRWHTC from the exons ATGGCGAAAATGGCAACATTCAAGAAAAGTCCATGGACTTCTGAAGAAGACATGCGGCTAGTGACTTATATCACTAAATATGGCATTTGGAATTGGAGCCAGATTCCTACACATGCCG GCTTGTCAAGGAGTGGGAAGAGTTGCAGACTGAGGTGGATGAACTATTTGGATCCACAGGTTAAACGTGGCAACTACACTCAAGAGGAAGATGAAATCATAGTCAACATGCGTCATATCGGAGTAGG ATGGTCTGCAATTGCAGCAAGGCTTCCAGGACGAACGGATAACGAGATCAAAAACCGCTGGCATACGTGTTGA
- the LOC141664164 gene encoding transcription elongation factor SPT6 homolog, with amino-acid sequence MYIFLFRKLLLTYSSSFRRKVTNKKPRPGVTSAALQEAHEIFGNVDDLLKHCKQGLTEMSGFDDPPERRKELRNIRGFDPTILSEKYMTEKDDIIHNIDFLERLQIFEHTTGPPPTTESSIDEESIWICYQLRNMIQFYGRIVETSDLPIVKEDVMRFLDFIHIQKLDVSFITMYRKDECSSLFKDPEQLEADGLQNSYDKKPALMWHKE; translated from the exons atgtatatatttttgTTTCGTAAGTTGCTCCTTACATATTCCTCATCATTTAGAAGGAAGGTAACCAATAAGAAGCCCAGGCCAGGGGTGACTTCAGCTGCATTACAGGAAGCTCATGAAATATTTggaaatgtggatgatctattaAAGCATTGCAAGCAAGGATTAACAGAGATGAGTGGATTTGATGATCCACCTGAAAGAAGAAAGGAATTAAGGAATATCAGGGGATTCGACCCAACCATTCTCTCAGAGAAGTATATGACAGAGAAGGATGATATTATTCATAACATAGATTTTCTGGAAAGGTTGCAG ATCTTTGAACATACTACTGGCCCTCCACCAACAACTGAATCAAGTATAGATGAAGAAAGTATTTGGATTTGCTATCAGCTTAGAAATATGATTCAATTTTATGGAAGAATTGTTGAAACTAGTGATCTGCCCATAGTCAAAGAAGATGTGATGAGATTCTTGGATTTTATCCATATCCAAAAATTAGAT GTATCTTTTATTACTATGTACAGAAAGGATGAATGCTCGAGTCTGTTTAAGGATCCAGAGCAGCTTGAAGCTGACGGGCTTCAAAATAGCTATGACAAAAAACCAGCATTAATGTGGCACAAG GAATGA